Genomic window (Sphingobacteriales bacterium):
CTCCTGATACTGGATGAGCCCACCTCAGGCCTCGACCCCAACCAAATCATTGAAATCAGGGATCTGATCCGAAATCTGGGAAAACATAAGACTATCATTCTTTCCACACATATATTACAGGAAGTTGAAGCAGTATGTGATCGCCTGATTATCATCAACAAAGGTAAAATAGCGGCAGATTCCACACCGGGCCTGCTTCAGCTTCAGATGAGCGGTGGCTACAGGCTTCAGGTCGAAATTGAAGCTGATGTTCCGCAAAACAAAATTGAAGAATCGCTCAGACAACTTGAACATCTGCTCGAACTTTCGTCAATATCTTCAAAAAAAGCTCATTTTCAACTCACTACAGCAGAGCCTTACTTGCTGAAAAAGAAACTTTTTGAGCTTTGTGCAGAGAAAAAATGGTATCTGCTCGAACTTCACCAGAGCGAAACAAGGCTGGAAGATATTTTCAGACAACTGACCATTCAAAATT
Coding sequences:
- a CDS encoding ATP-binding cassette domain-containing protein, with product MHIEIRNLVKKYGEQAAVDDVSFELKSGEILGFLGPNGAGKTTTMRIISCFIAPTSGDVLLDGTSVFNNPVAFRKRIGYLPENNPLYYDMFITDFLEFMAGLQQMEKSRIHHRIKETIDFVGLGAEKHKKIGELSKGYKQRVGLAQALLHDPELLILDEPTSGLDPNQIIEIRDLIRNLGKHKTIILSTHILQEVEAVCDRLIIINKGKIAADSTPGLLQLQMSGGYRLQVEIEADVPQNKIEESLRQLEHLLELSSISSKKAHFQLTTAEPYLLKKKLFELCAEKKWYLLELHQSETRLEDIFRQLTIQN